The Paracholeplasma brassicae genome contains a region encoding:
- a CDS encoding DUF1189 family protein, whose amino-acid sequence MKHALFVSLTKVKDIYFLKDARWFHAFLVYLIASVLLVFPISLNLINSKTTNYELIGAELATKEIDGLLDELPNFSIAQGKLYYAPELEDQVITTNLNDSFIIILNTTSTKIEGISTKINTIIFNDSSFEVYLAGVSFNYDYQRFSNIHVSDLKNMDSDDAMTMIYNNIYVSLKSTFLLPLILVLIVVFFVTNLIFMLIIAMFARLLRIRDHNVPIYSEILKISFFASLLPSIISMLIGLLAPPITIVLFNFGLPLMLLIIYHKSKQIQINDIYKTQKDVEYLQ is encoded by the coding sequence ATGAAACATGCACTGTTTGTCTCATTAACTAAAGTCAAAGACATCTACTTTCTTAAAGACGCACGTTGGTTTCACGCCTTCTTAGTTTACCTAATCGCCTCTGTTTTATTGGTTTTTCCGATAAGCTTGAATTTGATTAACTCAAAGACCACAAATTATGAATTAATCGGTGCAGAACTTGCGACTAAAGAAATCGATGGACTGTTAGATGAGTTGCCTAATTTCTCAATTGCACAGGGCAAACTATACTATGCACCTGAGTTAGAAGATCAAGTAATCACGACAAACTTAAATGATTCGTTTATTATCATTTTAAACACAACTTCGACTAAAATAGAGGGTATAAGTACAAAAATTAATACGATTATCTTCAATGATTCGAGCTTTGAGGTTTATTTAGCGGGTGTGTCCTTTAATTATGACTACCAACGTTTTTCAAATATCCACGTATCGGATTTAAAGAATATGGACAGTGATGATGCGATGACTATGATATATAATAATATTTATGTCTCACTAAAATCAACATTCTTATTACCTTTAATCTTGGTGCTCATTGTGGTCTTCTTTGTTACTAATTTAATTTTCATGTTAATTATTGCGATGTTCGCAAGACTTTTAAGAATTAGAGACCATAACGTTCCAATTTATAGTGAAATCTTAAAAATATCATTTTTCGCTTCGTTATTACCATCGATTATTAGTATGCTCATTGGATTGCTAGCACCACCGATTACCATTGTGTTATTCAACTTTGGTTTGCCTTTGATGCTATTGATTATTTATCACAAGAGTAAACAAATTCAAATTAATGACATTTATAAGACTCAAAAAGACGTCGAATATCTACAGTAA
- a CDS encoding IS3 family transposase, with amino-acid sequence MLCEILLIVRSSYYKWLKHEETNEEKINHELSQLILEYHDEFKGILGYRRMTLWINKRNQTNYNVKRIRRLMKKLGVSSVIRRVRKGYIKVRPEITAENVLNRQFEANNPNEKWLTDVTEFKVIGSNTKLYLSAIIDLCDTSIISYKMGISNNNQLVNETFEKAFQLNPEAKPMVHSDRGYQYTNKVFQKKLTSRSMTVSMSRVGRCIDNGPMESFWGTLKSEMYYLTQFHDINQLKVAIDQYIQFYNKQRYQEKLKGLTPMEFRNQALKIESVI; translated from the coding sequence GTGTTATGTGAAATCCTTTTGATTGTTCGTAGCAGCTATTATAAGTGGTTAAAACATGAAGAAACAAATGAAGAAAAGATTAATCATGAGTTATCTCAATTGATTCTTGAATATCATGATGAGTTTAAAGGTATCTTAGGCTATAGACGGATGACTTTATGGATTAATAAGCGGAATCAAACGAACTATAATGTAAAACGCATCAGACGATTGATGAAGAAATTAGGTGTATCGTCGGTTATCCGTAGAGTGCGTAAGGGGTATATTAAAGTAAGACCAGAGATCACAGCAGAGAATGTCTTAAACAGACAATTTGAGGCTAATAATCCCAATGAGAAATGGTTAACAGACGTTACCGAGTTCAAGGTGATTGGATCGAATACTAAGTTATACTTAAGTGCCATCATCGATCTGTGTGATACCAGTATTATCAGTTACAAAATGGGTATATCGAATAATAACCAACTGGTAAATGAAACCTTCGAGAAAGCATTCCAACTTAATCCGGAAGCCAAACCGATGGTACACAGTGACCGCGGGTATCAATATACGAATAAAGTGTTTCAAAAGAAGCTCACTTCTAGAAGCATGACAGTCAGTATGTCTAGAGTTGGTAGGTGTATTGATAATGGACCGATGGAGAGTTTTTGGGGTACACTTAAATCAGAAATGTACTATTTAACCCAGTTTCACGACATCAATCAACTCAAAGTAGCGATTGATCAATACATCCAGTTTTATAATAAACAAAGGTACCAAGAAAAACTAAAAGGCTTAACTCCGATGGAATTTCGGAATCAAGCCTTAAAAATTGAATCAGTTATTTAA
- a CDS encoding glycoside hydrolase family 13 protein, with amino-acid sequence MNTFALLHRSKSEMAYAYDNETLHLWLRTQKDDFNQVKLVYGDPFRYEPIDEKQIHWAWKHENASDLVMTKKMSDHVFDYYFIAIKPIHKRVKYAFILDDTYLYGAREIYDLREDHDKKKKYNLFNYFNFPFINEVDVIKIPTWVKETVWYEIFPDRFNRSTDAKNTITHAWGNPKEEVTNQMIFGGNIKGIIEKLDYLVDLGITGIYFTPLFEADSTHKYDTIDYFKIDPSFGTNDDFKRLVDESHKRGIKVVLDAVFNHCGYDHPYFQDVIKHGKNSPYFDCFFVKDEPLLNFKLNENKRPIYQPGLVPNYHTFAFTPYMPKWNTENPIARKHLLDAAAYWIKEYDIDGWRLDVSNEVSHDFWRAFRNTVISAKKDAFIFGENWDYSMPWLQGDQFDSVMNYELIYPIWQFFGHDPYVPKIKASQFVFLINKLYASYPRQILEAMFNLVDSHDTARILDRSLENTDLAYLAYLFMFSFPGTPTIYYGGEVALTGKGDPDNRRCMTWDENDQNLDFKARIKQLIRLKKEDTTFKSSDIEFVYHNDDQQVIVYKKISDFEVTYFFLNASNQTQVVSLDFNIEGHCLLNDHLISDDQFTLKPFGSLIIKQSTK; translated from the coding sequence ATGAACACATTTGCTTTACTACATCGTTCTAAATCTGAAATGGCTTACGCCTATGATAATGAGACACTTCACTTGTGGTTAAGAACTCAAAAAGATGACTTTAACCAGGTCAAACTTGTCTATGGTGACCCATTTCGATACGAACCCATTGATGAAAAACAAATACACTGGGCTTGGAAACATGAAAACGCCAGTGACCTAGTCATGACTAAGAAAATGTCAGATCATGTCTTTGACTATTATTTTATCGCAATTAAACCAATTCACAAACGTGTAAAATACGCTTTTATCCTAGATGACACCTATCTCTATGGGGCAAGAGAAATCTATGACCTTAGAGAAGATCACGACAAAAAGAAAAAATACAATTTATTCAACTACTTCAACTTTCCTTTCATCAATGAAGTTGACGTAATCAAAATCCCAACATGGGTAAAAGAAACCGTATGGTACGAAATATTTCCAGACCGATTTAATCGATCGACTGACGCTAAAAACACAATCACTCATGCCTGGGGAAATCCAAAAGAGGAAGTCACCAATCAAATGATTTTTGGTGGTAACATCAAAGGCATCATCGAAAAACTCGATTATTTGGTCGATTTGGGTATTACAGGCATTTATTTTACCCCTTTATTTGAAGCGGATTCGACCCACAAGTATGACACCATCGATTATTTTAAAATCGATCCGTCCTTTGGAACAAACGACGATTTCAAACGACTGGTCGATGAATCACATAAGCGCGGCATTAAGGTTGTTTTAGACGCCGTATTCAATCACTGTGGTTACGATCATCCTTATTTTCAAGATGTGATCAAACATGGAAAAAACTCGCCATACTTCGATTGTTTTTTTGTCAAAGACGAGCCACTTCTCAATTTCAAACTAAACGAAAATAAACGACCAATTTACCAACCTGGTCTTGTCCCTAATTATCATACGTTTGCCTTTACACCTTATATGCCTAAGTGGAATACCGAAAACCCAATCGCAAGAAAACACTTGCTTGATGCGGCGGCTTACTGGATAAAGGAATACGACATCGATGGCTGGCGATTAGACGTTTCAAATGAAGTCAGTCATGATTTTTGGAGGGCCTTTAGAAACACGGTAATAAGTGCTAAAAAAGACGCTTTTATCTTTGGAGAAAACTGGGACTACTCAATGCCTTGGCTACAAGGGGATCAGTTTGACAGTGTGATGAATTATGAATTAATCTATCCTATCTGGCAATTCTTCGGTCACGACCCTTATGTACCTAAAATTAAGGCCAGTCAGTTTGTTTTCTTAATCAATAAACTCTATGCGAGCTATCCTAGACAAATCTTAGAGGCCATGTTTAATTTGGTTGATTCTCATGACACCGCACGTATTTTAGACCGTTCTTTAGAGAACACCGATTTGGCCTACTTAGCTTACTTATTTATGTTTAGCTTCCCTGGTACACCAACCATTTATTATGGTGGTGAGGTCGCATTAACCGGTAAGGGAGACCCTGATAACAGACGTTGTATGACTTGGGATGAAAACGATCAAAACCTTGACTTTAAAGCCCGTATCAAACAGTTAATCAGACTTAAAAAAGAAGACACTACGTTTAAATCAAGTGACATTGAATTTGTTTATCATAACGATGATCAACAAGTCATCGTATACAAAAAGATTAGTGATTTCGAGGTGACATACTTCTTTTTAAACGCTTCAAATCAAACACAAGTCGTGAGTCTCGATTTTAACATTGAAGGTCACTGTTTATTAAATGACCATTTAATCTCTGATGACCAATTTACCTTAAAGCCATTTGGTTCACTTATTATCAAACAATCAACAAAATAA
- a CDS encoding MarR family winged helix-turn-helix transcriptional regulator yields the protein MSEKHIDYDYLSLTQELHSLTKMIHQSLDDQIKDFNISRLHAPYIKLLSVFKTGLTQKELTSKLGVDKANTSRAINDLVKKNYVKKDFQENLEINYKLVLTEKGLALSNTLMKTVEDKYVELFSVLELEELETFRRIVKKITSSAIIK from the coding sequence ATGAGTGAAAAGCACATTGACTACGACTATTTAAGTCTAACTCAAGAACTTCACAGTTTAACAAAAATGATTCATCAATCGTTAGATGATCAAATTAAAGATTTTAATATAAGCCGACTTCATGCACCATACATTAAACTGTTGTCTGTTTTTAAGACAGGATTAACCCAAAAAGAACTAACCAGTAAATTAGGTGTCGATAAAGCAAATACGTCAAGAGCGATCAATGATTTAGTCAAAAAGAATTACGTGAAAAAAGATTTTCAAGAAAACTTGGAAATCAATTATAAACTGGTGTTAACCGAAAAAGGCCTTGCACTATCAAACACCTTGATGAAGACCGTTGAAGACAAATACGTGGAATTATTTAGTGTCTTAGAGCTAGAAGAACTAGAAACGTTCAGACGAATTGTGAAGAAAATAACGTCTAGTGCAATCATTAAATAA
- a CDS encoding alkaline phosphatase family protein, whose translation MKTVYPNYQNSILNVSATILKHYGVTSPYDSIQLLENELNMNPKHVMLVLLDGLGVNIIKNNTSKDSIFRTLMKAEITSVFPPTTVAATTSVISGLPPFSHGHIGWTQYNKKDDSNTVVFMNEDFYDKTKVLKENFQRRDLSYETIFTKIKRANPNLHVYEVFPSFRDNGFDTFKAQVDHLINVSKGKASFSYCYWVEPDKTIHETGTKDPQLTKLIGQLEKEVKRLITNVAKDTLIVLIADHGLVDVKPININNEQTLLETLRRMPSVEPRACAFYLKDGMHEAFKNEFKRLFKKNFILLTRKEFLETKLLGDGVKHPLLNEFIGDYMAIAKSNYMIQLKEVNQFKAHHAGLLKDEMMVPLIMHHQS comes from the coding sequence GTGAAAACCGTTTATCCTAATTATCAAAACTCAATCTTAAATGTTTCAGCAACGATTCTTAAGCATTACGGAGTAACAAGTCCTTACGACTCAATTCAGTTGCTAGAAAACGAATTAAATATGAATCCAAAGCACGTGATGTTAGTATTACTTGATGGGCTTGGCGTTAATATCATTAAGAACAATACGAGCAAGGACTCTATATTTAGAACGTTAATGAAAGCTGAAATTACCTCTGTTTTTCCACCTACAACAGTAGCTGCAACAACAAGCGTTATCTCAGGGCTACCCCCGTTTTCACATGGTCACATCGGATGGACACAATACAATAAAAAAGATGATTCGAATACCGTTGTTTTTATGAATGAAGATTTTTATGACAAAACAAAAGTACTAAAAGAGAACTTTCAACGAAGAGATTTAAGCTATGAAACCATCTTTACAAAAATCAAACGAGCCAATCCCAATCTTCACGTCTATGAAGTGTTTCCGAGTTTTAGAGATAATGGGTTTGATACATTCAAGGCTCAAGTCGATCACTTAATTAATGTCAGTAAGGGTAAAGCTAGCTTTAGCTATTGTTATTGGGTTGAACCAGATAAAACCATTCATGAGACAGGAACAAAAGATCCACAGTTAACCAAATTAATTGGACAACTTGAAAAAGAAGTTAAACGTCTAATCACAAACGTCGCTAAAGATACTTTAATTGTGTTGATCGCTGATCACGGATTAGTGGATGTCAAGCCGATTAATATCAATAACGAACAAACGCTTTTAGAAACCCTAAGACGTATGCCTTCGGTTGAACCAAGGGCGTGTGCATTTTATCTAAAAGATGGGATGCATGAAGCGTTTAAAAATGAATTTAAAAGGCTATTTAAAAAGAATTTCATTTTGTTAACTAGAAAAGAATTTTTAGAAACGAAATTGCTTGGTGATGGGGTAAAACATCCGTTGTTAAACGAATTTATTGGTGATTATATGGCCATAGCCAAATCAAACTACATGATTCAACTAAAAGAAGTGAATCAGTTTAAAGCGCATCACGCTGGTCTTTTAAAAGATGAAATGATGGTCCCTTTAATCATGCACCATCAATCCTAA
- a CDS encoding HAD family hydrolase, which translates to MIKAILFDLDGTLLNTLDDIKNSVNYMLKKHGFKERTLDEIRSFVGDGAKQMIERSIGFTEPKEQVLECLSTYEAHYEIHKADLTKPYDGVYDLLNQLKEKNIRLAVVSNKPMPQVIPLIEGLFPGYFEVILGETSELKRKPSPEMLFYAIEALELSKEDVLFVGDSDVDMQTAINANVDAIAVLWGFRDETVLKKYQPKYIVNHPKEILTIINK; encoded by the coding sequence ATGATTAAAGCAATTTTATTCGATTTAGACGGGACGTTATTAAATACATTAGACGATATAAAAAATAGCGTTAACTATATGTTAAAGAAGCACGGATTCAAGGAGCGAACTTTAGATGAAATCAGATCGTTTGTTGGTGATGGGGCAAAACAAATGATTGAGCGTTCGATTGGTTTTACAGAACCCAAAGAACAAGTACTTGAATGCTTATCGACTTATGAGGCGCATTATGAAATACACAAGGCGGATTTAACAAAACCTTATGATGGGGTTTATGATTTGTTAAATCAATTAAAAGAAAAAAACATTCGCTTAGCGGTCGTCTCAAACAAGCCAATGCCACAAGTAATTCCATTGATTGAAGGACTGTTTCCAGGTTACTTTGAAGTGATACTTGGCGAAACGAGTGAACTAAAGAGGAAACCATCGCCAGAAATGTTATTTTATGCCATCGAGGCGCTTGAGCTTAGTAAAGAAGACGTCTTGTTTGTGGGCGATTCCGATGTGGACATGCAAACGGCAATCAATGCAAACGTGGATGCGATCGCGGTTTTATGGGGATTTAGAGATGAAACGGTATTAAAAAAATATCAACCAAAGTACATTGTAAATCATCCAAAAGAAATTTTAACGATTATTAATAAATGA
- a CDS encoding helix-turn-helix domain-containing protein → MSRTPRFSKETKIKAIKAYQTGIKSMLEIACELGCDVSSVKQWVRNYESMGSMAFEDKPRNQSYMKSFKLEVIKAYHDGKGSYAELAKQYQITSDSMIKSWVSKYNRHNEIKAYDPKGYVYMAKSRKVSYEEKLDIVKWTIEHNFEYKLAAEKFETAYSQVYNWVRKYNVEGEAGLKDERGKRKPVENLSEIEKLKREVELLRRKNERLEMEAEVIKKFQEIERRDILARSAKKPNTKR, encoded by the coding sequence ATGTCAAGAACACCAAGATTCAGTAAAGAAACAAAAATCAAAGCAATCAAAGCATATCAAACAGGAATCAAGTCAATGTTAGAAATCGCATGTGAATTAGGATGTGACGTATCCAGTGTTAAACAATGGGTCAGGAACTATGAATCGATGGGAAGTATGGCATTTGAGGATAAACCAAGAAACCAAAGTTATATGAAATCATTCAAATTAGAGGTGATTAAAGCTTACCACGATGGCAAAGGATCATACGCAGAACTGGCCAAACAATATCAAATAACATCAGACTCAATGATTAAGAGTTGGGTTTCCAAGTATAATAGACATAACGAGATCAAAGCGTATGATCCAAAGGGGTATGTTTATATGGCGAAATCAAGAAAAGTGAGTTATGAAGAAAAGTTAGATATAGTGAAATGGACGATTGAACATAACTTTGAATATAAACTCGCAGCGGAGAAGTTTGAGACAGCCTACTCACAAGTGTATAACTGGGTCAGAAAATACAACGTAGAAGGTGAAGCTGGTTTAAAGGACGAACGAGGCAAGAGAAAGCCTGTAGAGAATCTAAGTGAAATTGAGAAACTAAAACGTGAAGTTGAGCTTCTAAGACGGAAGAATGAACGTCTGGAGATGGAGGCTGAAGTCATAAAAAAATTCCAGGAGATCGAAAGGAGGGATATTTTAGCAAGATCCGCCAAGAAGCCAAATACAAAACGATAA
- a CDS encoding alpha-amylase family glycosyl hydrolase, with product MKKILLMILIMTFGVFLIGCDKDEQVKEDPILTQFREAYPRHNNYYQVFVRSFADSDNDGIGDFEGIRQNLSYFKELGINALWLLPIHPSASYHGYDVTDFYDVNEEYGTMQEFEALVSDAKKMDIDITIDMVLNHTSDQHPWYLSNRDWYTQFSYFGGWMPELDYSKPEVKEEMLKVMKFWIDKGVKGFRVDAAVHIFNSRPYVNDLPASQDMLLSIDYFKFLRAQLRQYDQDVYMVGEVWTTKDYSASFYQGFDSLFNFDVSDRIIDIAKGSNSGYKYINDVNQTYRAFQNVMDAYNNQFVGQNEVYIDAPFLRNHDQDRTASILNETQNQFALELLMGLPGNTYLYYGEELGMKGIKSDGTDDIWDETRRLPFVWGNEFETDWCSKCINYDINTEDYLTQKNNPNSLFNTYKTLLNLRNSQPALKYGQFEIIETSSSLISAYKRTATLNDYQQEVVVYHNFLTSNFEFSLDGYDVLYYTNGEYNGQMAPRTSLYLVKK from the coding sequence ATGAAAAAAATACTATTAATGATACTCATTATGACATTTGGAGTCTTCTTGATTGGTTGCGATAAAGATGAGCAAGTAAAAGAAGATCCAATCTTAACACAGTTTAGAGAAGCATACCCTAGACATAACAATTACTACCAAGTATTTGTCAGAAGTTTTGCCGATAGTGATAACGACGGTATCGGTGACTTTGAGGGGATTAGACAAAATCTTTCTTATTTTAAAGAGTTAGGGATTAACGCGTTATGGCTGCTACCGATACATCCTTCAGCAAGTTATCATGGGTATGATGTTACAGATTTTTACGACGTTAATGAAGAATATGGGACGATGCAAGAGTTTGAAGCATTAGTTAGTGACGCTAAAAAAATGGACATCGATATTACCATCGATATGGTATTAAACCACACGTCTGACCAACACCCTTGGTATCTTTCAAATCGTGATTGGTATACCCAGTTTTCATATTTTGGGGGTTGGATGCCAGAACTTGATTATTCAAAACCAGAAGTTAAAGAAGAAATGTTAAAAGTAATGAAGTTTTGGATCGACAAAGGTGTTAAAGGTTTTAGAGTCGATGCAGCGGTTCATATCTTTAATTCAAGACCTTACGTCAACGACCTACCCGCTTCACAAGATATGTTGTTGTCAATTGATTACTTTAAATTCTTAAGAGCACAATTACGTCAGTATGACCAAGACGTTTACATGGTTGGCGAAGTATGGACAACGAAAGATTACAGTGCGTCTTTTTATCAAGGATTTGATAGCCTATTTAATTTTGATGTCTCCGATCGTATCATCGACATCGCCAAAGGTAGCAACTCTGGTTATAAGTACATCAATGACGTGAATCAAACTTACCGTGCGTTTCAAAATGTGATGGATGCCTATAACAATCAATTTGTTGGTCAAAACGAAGTCTACATCGATGCACCTTTCTTAAGAAATCACGACCAAGATAGAACAGCATCAATTCTTAATGAAACCCAAAATCAATTCGCCTTAGAACTATTAATGGGCTTACCAGGTAACACGTATCTTTATTATGGTGAAGAACTCGGAATGAAGGGCATTAAATCAGATGGTACCGATGACATTTGGGATGAAACAAGACGCTTGCCATTTGTTTGGGGCAATGAGTTTGAAACCGATTGGTGCAGTAAATGCATCAATTACGATATAAACACAGAAGATTACTTAACACAAAAAAATAACCCGAATTCTCTATTTAATACGTATAAAACACTACTAAATCTTAGAAACAGTCAACCTGCATTAAAATACGGTCAGTTCGAGATTATTGAAACATCAAGCAGCTTAATCTCAGCTTATAAACGCACAGCAACGCTAAATGATTACCAACAAGAAGTGGTTGTTTACCACAACTTTTTAACCTCAAATTTTGAATTTAGTTTGGATGGTTACGACGTTCTTTATTACACAAATGGAGAATACAATGGTCAAATGGCACCGAGAACTAGCTTGTACTTGGTGAAAAAATGA
- a CDS encoding NUDIX hydrolase, which translates to MFEIISNYEPKDSFEIEDKKQFLQAISLFKEELVNRHPMMHFTASSIIFNETFDQMLMIYHKMYDSWSWTGGHLDGNTDFLEVAKKEAIEETGVSELKVISSGPVSIEALPVWFHVKRGLPVSSHMHLNVSFAFVASDKTKLIINHEETNGVRWIKISEYKKYVTEPEMFPIYDKIIKRVINHD; encoded by the coding sequence ATGTTTGAAATAATATCGAATTATGAGCCTAAGGATTCATTTGAGATTGAAGATAAAAAGCAGTTTCTTCAAGCAATCAGCTTATTCAAAGAAGAATTAGTGAATCGCCACCCAATGATGCACTTTACTGCCTCATCGATTATATTTAATGAAACGTTTGATCAAATGCTCATGATTTATCATAAGATGTATGACTCATGGAGTTGGACGGGTGGTCATTTAGATGGCAATACGGATTTCTTAGAAGTAGCTAAAAAAGAAGCAATTGAAGAGACTGGTGTGAGCGAGCTAAAAGTCATTTCTTCAGGCCCTGTCAGTATTGAAGCATTACCGGTTTGGTTTCACGTCAAACGCGGTTTACCCGTAAGTTCGCATATGCACTTAAACGTATCGTTTGCTTTTGTGGCTAGTGATAAAACAAAGTTAATCATCAACCATGAAGAAACAAATGGGGTTCGATGGATTAAGATCAGTGAGTATAAAAAATACGTCACAGAACCGGAAATGTTTCCAATTTACGACAAAATAATTAAGAGGGTGATCAATCATGATTAA
- a CDS encoding VOC family protein, with protein sequence MQTIHPFLWFNDNLEDVIAYYLEVFKDSEVLEKREHYDGPLKGKLFQATFRLNDLIFMAINGGPYVKFSGAVSFLVSCDSQEELDYYYDTLGKDGKIENCGWLVDKFGVTWQIVPKQLMNLLGSSDLEKVGRVTRAMLHMERLNIEQLLKVE encoded by the coding sequence ATGCAAACAATACATCCATTCCTGTGGTTTAACGACAACTTGGAAGATGTTATTGCGTACTATCTTGAAGTCTTTAAAGATAGTGAAGTGCTAGAAAAGCGGGAGCATTACGATGGTCCATTGAAAGGGAAGTTATTCCAAGCAACGTTTCGCTTAAATGACTTAATCTTTATGGCAATCAACGGCGGTCCATATGTGAAATTTAGTGGCGCAGTTTCGTTTTTAGTAAGTTGTGATTCACAAGAAGAACTAGATTATTACTACGATACCTTAGGTAAAGATGGTAAAATCGAAAATTGTGGTTGGTTAGTTGATAAATTTGGTGTGACATGGCAGATTGTCCCAAAACAATTAATGAACCTATTAGGATCTTCTGATCTTGAAAAAGTCGGCAGAGTAACACGAGCAATGTTACATATGGAACGACTAAATATTGAACAATTATTGAAAGTCGAATAA